One genomic region from Procambarus clarkii isolate CNS0578487 chromosome 85, FALCON_Pclarkii_2.0, whole genome shotgun sequence encodes:
- the LOC123746705 gene encoding large ribosomal subunit protein mL63, whose protein sequence is MRLSLLLLRRKMPNGYIYGGKHRKYPKVTELEVGNAVKGLKVEEENMFYLRHPYLTLDQSWGHAQALGKGKAFIRKMYAAQQKVKPTVTLEERYTTLRNTDVWD, encoded by the exons ATGAGGTTGTCCTTGTTGCTCTTGCGCAGGAAAATGCCCAATGGGTACATCTACGGCGG GAAGCACCGGAAATATCCAAAGGTtacagaactggaagtgggaaatgcTGTAAAGGGCCTAAAGGTTGAAGAAGAAAACATGTTCTACTTACGGCATCCTTACCTGACACTG GACCAGTCCTGGGGTCATGCTCAAGCACTTGGAAAAGGTAAAGCCTTCATAAGGAAAATGTACGCAGCACAGCAGAAGGTTAAACCTACCGTTACATTGGAAGAGAGGTACACAACACTAAGAAATACAGATGTGTGGGATTAA